In a single window of the Atribacterota bacterium genome:
- a CDS encoding peptidoglycan DD-metalloendopeptidase family protein: protein MINKCFRNKKIPILHFLVLAAFLCLLFQLFGTEKCIAAENNINIKEQEEKLKQIEQRKIAIQEEIGRMKQEEADYQKSLEKIQILLTESEKELQEAKTSYENTIKQIEKMEEELDIEQTKMELQLAILESRLKKIYKYNEISYLSVLFDSKDFSQFLNRYRYLECILESDAGIIQQVSEQVDFIKKQKDSLENKKEITKLLEQEIINEKKNIEMSIDAKNKYIARIEEERKKQIATLEELEKSSAQISEIIEIAYREKEKEEQAKKNQANNVPVRTEPTLQAKKGIFQLPLRGTIILNYGQQKTQELNAYVFNSGVDISASLGEAVRAASFGTVIYTGNVKGYGDIIIIDHGGNVVTLYAHLSKVLVGLNEQVSKGQIIGQVGTSGGVSSPRLHFEVRVEGKPVNPFEWL from the coding sequence ATGATAAATAAATGTTTTAGAAATAAAAAAATACCCATACTGCATTTTTTAGTGTTAGCAGCTTTTCTTTGTTTATTGTTTCAATTATTTGGTACTGAAAAATGTATTGCAGCAGAAAACAATATTAATATTAAAGAGCAAGAGGAAAAGCTAAAACAGATTGAACAAAGAAAAATAGCTATCCAAGAAGAAATAGGCAGGATGAAGCAGGAAGAGGCAGATTATCAAAAATCACTGGAAAAAATACAGATTTTATTAACTGAATCAGAAAAAGAACTACAAGAGGCAAAGACCAGTTATGAGAACACTATTAAACAGATAGAAAAAATGGAAGAAGAGCTTGATATTGAGCAAACAAAGATGGAATTGCAATTAGCTATTTTAGAAAGTAGACTAAAGAAAATATATAAATACAATGAAATAAGCTATCTTTCAGTATTATTTGACAGTAAAGATTTTTCACAATTTTTGAATAGATACCGTTATTTAGAATGCATATTAGAGAGTGACGCAGGTATAATTCAACAGGTTTCAGAACAAGTTGACTTTATAAAAAAACAAAAAGATAGCCTGGAAAATAAAAAAGAGATAACTAAACTGCTGGAACAGGAAATTATTAACGAAAAGAAAAATATTGAAATGTCGATTGATGCAAAAAATAAATATATTGCCAGGATTGAAGAAGAAAGAAAAAAACAAATTGCCACTTTAGAAGAATTGGAAAAATCATCAGCCCAGATATCAGAAATTATTGAAATAGCATATAGGGAAAAAGAAAAAGAGGAGCAGGCAAAGAAAAATCAGGCAAACAATGTTCCAGTTAGAACTGAACCAACATTGCAGGCAAAAAAAGGGATTTTTCAATTACCATTAAGAGGTACAATTATATTAAATTATGGTCAACAAAAAACACAAGAGTTAAATGCGTATGTATTTAATTCTGGAGTAGACATAAGTGCCTCTTTAGGGGAAGCAGTACGTGCTGCATCCTTTGGAACAGTTATTTATACGGGAAATGTCAAAGGATATGGGGATATTATAATTATAGATCATGGTGGCAATGTAGTTACCTTATATGCCCATCTTTCAAAAGTATTGGTAGGATTAAATGAACAGGTAAGTAAGGGCCAAATTATTGGACAAGTTGGTACAAGCGGTGGAGTGTCATCACCTAGATTGCATTTTGAAGTTAGGGTTGAAGGGAAACCAGTGAATCCATTTGAATGGCTATAG
- a CDS encoding S41 family peptidase has protein sequence MKKNLKIVYYLCVVLLLAGIFLVAPVYNKDVNSQNDSVFNELEPFFEAISIIRSEFINKDVKVDQLVQGAIKGMISELDDPYSRYVDPLSFQREQEDFFIGHFDGLGIEITIVNEKLTVISPIEDTPADKAGIKAGDIIVEIDGETTKGITLDEVLNILRGEKGTPVTITIEREDEEEFLEIEIIRDTITVEAVKEELIENDKIGYIRISRFNVNTGPGLKKVLDDYEKLSLEGIIVDLRNNPGGLLESAIEVASEFIKEGDIVRIKSGNNIIRFYESYGNNNPSLPLVVLVNMGSASASEIVAGAIQDLNRGTIIGENTFGKGLVQQVYSLSDDSAVIVSTSEYYTPNGRVINGIGIEPDIIVQIDKDDEEDVQLKTAIDLLLGKDIFKE, from the coding sequence ATGAAAAAAAATTTAAAAATAGTGTATTATTTGTGTGTAGTGTTATTATTGGCAGGTATTTTTCTTGTAGCACCAGTTTATAATAAAGATGTAAATAGCCAGAATGACAGTGTTTTTAATGAATTAGAGCCATTTTTTGAAGCAATAAGCATTATTAGAAGCGAGTTTATTAATAAAGATGTTAAAGTGGACCAATTAGTTCAGGGCGCTATAAAAGGTATGATATCAGAGCTTGATGATCCTTATTCAAGATATGTGGATCCATTGAGTTTTCAACGGGAACAGGAAGACTTTTTTATAGGACATTTCGATGGTTTAGGGATTGAGATTACGATTGTTAATGAAAAGTTAACTGTTATTTCTCCCATAGAAGATACCCCTGCAGATAAAGCAGGAATAAAAGCGGGAGATATTATTGTTGAAATTGATGGAGAAACTACCAAGGGAATTACTTTAGATGAAGTTCTAAATATTCTGCGCGGAGAAAAGGGCACACCGGTAACTATTACAATTGAAAGGGAAGATGAAGAGGAATTTCTTGAAATAGAAATAATTAGAGACACAATTACCGTTGAAGCTGTAAAAGAGGAATTAATAGAAAATGATAAAATTGGGTACATTAGAATATCAAGGTTTAATGTTAATACCGGGCCTGGATTAAAAAAAGTATTAGATGATTATGAAAAATTGTCTTTAGAAGGCATCATCGTCGATTTAAGAAATAATCCTGGTGGATTGCTGGAATCTGCTATCGAGGTAGCCAGTGAGTTTATTAAAGAAGGTGATATAGTAAGAATAAAAAGTGGAAATAACATAATAAGATTTTATGAATCATATGGCAATAATAATCCATCATTACCATTGGTGGTATTGGTTAATATGGGAAGTGCCAGTGCTTCAGAAATCGTAGCAGGTGCAATACAGGATCTGAACAGAGGTACGATTATTGGAGAAAATACCTTTGGGAAGGGTTTGGTTCAACAGGTTTATTCATTGTCAGATGATTCCGCTGTGATTGTTTCCACTTCAGAGTATTATACCCCAAATGGTAGAGTGATTAATGGTATAGGAATTGAACCGGATATTATTGTCCAAATTGATAAAGACGACGAAGAGGATGTTCAGCTAAAAACTGCAATTGATTTATTGCTTGGAAAAGATATTTTTAAAGAATAA